From the Actinopolymorpha singaporensis genome, the window CGAACGGCCCGCCCGGTACGGACGCCGGCGACGACCGGGCCGCGCTGCTGCGCGCCGAACGAGCCGCGCTGCTCCGCGCCGAGCGGACCGCGCGCGCCGAGCTCGAACACGTCCGCGACCGGCTCGCCTACGTCGTCCACGCCAGCAGCCGGCTCGCCTCCTCCCTGGACGTGGGGATGACGATGGAGGCGGTCGGCGACCTGGTGGTCCCGCGCTTCGGGACCCTGTGCATCATCGACCTGTGGGACGGCCGCCGGCTGGACCGCGTCTACGTCCGCGAGGCCGACCCCGCCCGCCAGTCGCTGGTGGAGCAGATCCGCCGCCTCGGCGGAACCCAGCGCGACGGCCACCCGGCGCTGCGCGCGGTGTTCACCGGCCGCCCGGCCGTTCTCACCGCCACCGACCCGGACACCCTCGGCCAGATGTACGCCGAGCCGCAGGCGCACGCGGTGCTACGCGAGGCGACCCGGGGTTCCGGCCTGATCGCCATGCCACTGGTCACGCGCGGCCGGGTGATCGGCGTCCTCACCCTGCTCGGGCCCGGTCACGCGTACGGTCGCGATCTCGCACCCGGTGAGGACCTCGCCGTCCTCGAGCAGGTCGCCACCCGGGCGGCGCAGAGCATCGAGAACGCCCGGCTGTTCGACGCCGAGCGCCGGTTGGCCCGCAACCTCGCCGACAGCGAACGCCGGCAGCGGCGTACCGCCCTCACCCTTCAACGCAGCCTGCTGCCCACGTGGACCCACCCGCCCGGTGAACTCGAGGTGGCCACCCGTTACTTCCCGGGAGCGGAGGAGGCCGAGGTCGGCGGCGACTGGTACGACGTGATCCCGGTCGGCCCCGGCCGGACCGCGCTGGTCATCGGCGACGTGATGGGACGCGGACTGCGGGCGGCGACGTTCATGGGGCAGGTACGCACGGCGGTGCGCGCCTACGCCCGGCAGGACCTGCGTCCCAAGGAGATCCTCGGCCTGCTCGACGGCGTGGTCGCCGATCTGGGCGACACCGAGATCGTCACCTGCGCGTACGCCGTGTTCGACGCCGCGCGCGGGACGCTGACGTACGCCTCGGCCGGGCATCTCCCCCTGCTCACCGTCGACGGGAACGGCAAGGCGCGGCGGCTGGACCACGAGGCCGGGCTGCCCCTGGGTGTGGGTGCCTCGTCGGCGGCACCGATGCGGACCGCGCCCGAGCACGTCGTCGCCCTGCCGGAGGAGACGACGGTCGCGTTCTACACCGACGGGCTGGTCGAGAACCGCCGGCGCGACGTCGACGCCGGCATCGACGCGCTGGTGGACGCGCTGGCCAGGGCGTCGGGCAGCCTGGAAGGGCTGTGCGACCAGGTGATCGACGCGTTGCGGCCGCCGGGCGGGTACGACGACGACGTGGCGTTGTTGCTGGCCCGCTCGCTGCCGCGGACCTGAGGAAACGAGCCGGCGGGGCCCTTCAGCGCAAGACGGTCAGCGCGGCGCGGTCAGCGCGGCGCGGTCAGCGGGCGACGTTCTCGGTGGCGTCCATGGTGGCGAGTTCGGACCGGCGCGGCAGGCCCTCCCAGTCACCGGCGACCGACACCGCGAACGCCCCGCACACGTTGCCCCGGCGCAGCCGCTGCGCGGGGTCGAGCCCGTCCAGCGTCGCGGAAAGGTAGCCCGCGACGAACGCGTCGCCGGCACCGACCGGGTCGATCAGGCTGACCGCGAGCGCGGGCTCGGTGAAGCTCTCTCCGTCGACGACGGCGTACGCACCGGCCGCACCGCGCTTGAGCACCACCTGCGCCGGCCCGAGCGCGGCCAGTTCCTTGGCCACCTCCTCGACCGAGCCGGCCGGCACCACCATGGCCGCCTCCTCGTCACCGGCGAAGACGATGTCGGCTGCGGCCACGAGATCGCGGAACGCCGCACCCGCCTCGGTCACAGACCACAGCGCGGCGCGGTAGTTGAAGTCGAACGACACGGGTACGCCCGCCGCCCGGGCCGCGTCGACCGCGGTGTGCACGGCCGCACGGGCGGACTCCGACAGCGCCGGGGTGATGCCGGAGACGTGCAGCGTGCGGGCCGCGGCCACCAGGTCGGTGTCGACGTCGTCC encodes:
- a CDS encoding SpoIIE family protein phosphatase, with amino-acid sequence MEEAPGVTSPLERELIDAVLELSANAIVLVDERGRIALWNAAAESVLGWPAEEALGQEVLTAMVAPNSHATARDLLGKLAANGTWEGAVPLRHRDGHAVVCAVRARALTGYGDGGGVGEVLAVFAELGRSGAEGTNGPPGTDAGDDRAALLRAERAALLRAERTARAELEHVRDRLAYVVHASSRLASSLDVGMTMEAVGDLVVPRFGTLCIIDLWDGRRLDRVYVREADPARQSLVEQIRRLGGTQRDGHPALRAVFTGRPAVLTATDPDTLGQMYAEPQAHAVLREATRGSGLIAMPLVTRGRVIGVLTLLGPGHAYGRDLAPGEDLAVLEQVATRAAQSIENARLFDAERRLARNLADSERRQRRTALTLQRSLLPTWTHPPGELEVATRYFPGAEEAEVGGDWYDVIPVGPGRTALVIGDVMGRGLRAATFMGQVRTAVRAYARQDLRPKEILGLLDGVVADLGDTEIVTCAYAVFDAARGTLTYASAGHLPLLTVDGNGKARRLDHEAGLPLGVGASSAAPMRTAPEHVVALPEETTVAFYTDGLVENRRRDVDAGIDALVDALARASGSLEGLCDQVIDALRPPGGYDDDVALLLARSLPRT
- a CDS encoding sugar kinase, which produces MTSSRVDVVTLGETMALVAATTTGSFAVGAPARISFGGAETNVAIGLSRLGHSATWIGRLGADPLGHLVKDALRGEGVDVSHVRTDSEVPTGLMLREHRTADRVRVSYYRRGLAGSRLTPDDVDTDLVAAARTLHVSGITPALSESARAAVHTAVDAARAAGVPVSFDFNYRAALWSVTEAGAAFRDLVAAADIVFAGDEEAAMVVPAGSVEEVAKELAALGPAQVVLKRGAAGAYAVVDGESFTEPALAVSLIDPVGAGDAFVAGYLSATLDGLDPAQRLRRGNVCGAFAVSVAGDWEGLPRRSELATMDATENVAR